One genomic window of Leptospira paudalimensis includes the following:
- a CDS encoding GH36-type glycosyl hydrolase domain-containing protein, with product MDIESNESILKGKLMYLLHNKSGLKIQILSNLSFHSIFFKNIFINLYLGNELETSITNLTIEYKKNSHRFTLPLFSPLGSPIIKTSENSISIQRNIDGLEIITNLQLHPTLSCWRVHSKVTNVIDDTVTIGFVNTCDLGLCDLSSAKLNEAFVSQYIHHEVLNTKEFGISILSRQNETVFGKNPACLTFSDQTINSYATDGRDIFYQGKLFQFPNRRLQGEHSVVGLRTEQLDLKPNQSFGCHFYSFLFENLETIEQSPSISDTIELCQHGWEVNDSELGKGSGTNISLFHHGESIEGEHVSKSQLKELFPNPWRNIEFSQEGSLLSFFTEQSKHVTLKEKEIHCLRPQGQILRTGNEFVPRESSLTATCYFNGIFISQLTQGHTGLNLLLSRKLGDLGTSNSKGLRIFCKVNSVWKKLGNPSYQTYLPDVIEWVYLLEENTIRIQVKSNLDDSLSVSFLHSIGSPLEVLFSFSTGLDGENGDLPIPPNINIENEVIIITPNQKSSLYERLDGKGFRIHSDQISRLLVSDDRFLFESEKSLGLPYLTIKTEIHSELKFQIYGELDDAIEAKKSYIPKKDNGIEHQSLLNSAMTLNNVKLLEMIDILPWFKQNAEIHFLNPRGLEQFSGGGWGTRDVCQGTFEFLLSSGNFSAIRELLIHVFSEQNEDGDWPQWFMLYARDKHIRANDSHGDILYWPIICILTYLERSNDRSLLDEFTTNPTRSSKRSILNGIEITLLEIKNRFIQYTILPKYGNGDWNDSMQPKVPSFQCQAVSTWTAELQSLLFQKLIWYYDWIGNETKKSEYQTLFHTLTKQIHSECMEDHTIAGLVQFPPNEKKVFFLHPKDNITKIEYSILPMTYGILSNVFTLEEAEYHLEIIKQHLTGPDGVRLFNKPVLYQKGKSTFFKRAETASYFGREIGLMYTHAHLRYCEALAYMGKSNEFFTQLNLTNPIGITKRIPQSRLRQSNCYYSSSDVCFLDREDAEKNYEMLWKGDIPLEGGWRVYSSGPGIFLKLFYESLLGIQCFHDGIIFDPMMLSDFNGLQFNFVRFDTKFEITYEIKSDEGSINSIHYNGVNIPLERLSNPYRLGGFKVNLGLILKNKKEGTNTFLIRIK from the coding sequence ATGGACATTGAATCCAATGAGTCCATTCTTAAAGGAAAATTGATGTATTTACTCCATAACAAATCTGGACTCAAAATTCAAATTTTATCCAATCTTTCGTTCCATTCTATTTTTTTTAAGAACATATTCATAAATTTGTATTTGGGAAATGAATTAGAAACAAGCATTACCAATCTTACAATCGAATATAAAAAAAATTCTCACAGATTTACTTTACCTTTATTTTCACCGCTAGGCTCTCCCATTATCAAAACTTCAGAAAATTCAATTTCCATCCAACGAAACATTGATGGATTAGAAATCATCACAAATCTTCAATTACACCCAACTCTGAGTTGTTGGAGAGTGCACTCAAAAGTAACTAATGTGATTGATGATACTGTGACTATTGGTTTTGTGAATACATGCGATCTTGGTCTTTGTGATCTTTCTTCTGCAAAACTTAATGAAGCCTTTGTTTCGCAATACATCCACCATGAAGTATTGAATACGAAAGAATTTGGTATTTCCATTCTTTCGAGACAGAATGAAACTGTATTCGGAAAAAATCCAGCATGCCTTACTTTTTCAGACCAAACAATCAACTCTTATGCGACAGATGGGAGGGATATTTTTTACCAAGGTAAATTGTTTCAGTTTCCCAACAGAAGGCTCCAAGGAGAACATTCGGTGGTGGGTCTTAGAACAGAACAGCTGGATCTAAAACCGAACCAATCATTTGGTTGCCATTTTTATTCTTTCCTCTTTGAAAACTTGGAAACCATTGAGCAGTCACCTTCTATCTCCGATACAATCGAACTTTGCCAACATGGTTGGGAGGTAAATGATTCTGAATTAGGGAAAGGAAGTGGAACAAACATTAGTTTGTTCCATCATGGAGAAAGTATAGAGGGTGAACATGTATCAAAGAGTCAATTAAAGGAACTATTTCCGAATCCTTGGCGGAACATTGAATTCAGCCAAGAAGGAAGTTTGCTTTCTTTTTTTACCGAACAATCAAAACATGTGACTCTCAAAGAAAAAGAAATCCATTGCTTAAGACCACAAGGACAAATCCTTCGAACTGGTAATGAGTTTGTACCAAGAGAATCATCTCTTACTGCTACTTGTTATTTTAATGGAATCTTTATTTCCCAACTCACACAAGGTCACACGGGCTTAAACCTTTTGTTATCACGCAAATTAGGAGACTTAGGAACGAGTAACTCCAAAGGACTTCGTATTTTTTGTAAGGTAAATTCTGTTTGGAAAAAATTAGGAAATCCATCCTACCAAACATACCTTCCCGATGTTATAGAATGGGTGTATCTTCTCGAGGAAAATACAATTAGAATCCAAGTGAAATCAAACCTTGATGATTCACTTTCAGTATCATTTTTGCATTCGATTGGTTCTCCATTGGAAGTTTTATTTTCCTTTTCCACGGGACTTGACGGTGAAAACGGAGATTTACCAATACCACCTAACATAAACATCGAGAACGAAGTTATAATCATTACTCCCAATCAAAAGAGTTCCCTGTATGAAAGATTGGATGGAAAAGGATTTCGAATTCATTCTGATCAGATATCTCGATTGTTAGTCTCAGACGATCGATTTTTATTTGAATCGGAAAAGTCACTTGGATTGCCTTATCTCACTATCAAAACAGAGATCCATTCCGAACTTAAGTTTCAAATATACGGAGAATTGGATGATGCGATAGAAGCTAAAAAGTCTTATATTCCAAAAAAAGATAATGGGATCGAACACCAATCCCTACTGAATTCAGCAATGACACTCAACAATGTAAAACTTTTAGAGATGATTGATATATTACCTTGGTTCAAACAAAATGCTGAAATTCATTTTTTAAACCCAAGAGGATTGGAACAATTTTCAGGAGGAGGATGGGGAACAAGAGATGTATGCCAAGGGACTTTTGAATTCCTATTATCATCTGGAAATTTTTCAGCCATACGTGAATTACTCATCCATGTATTCAGTGAACAAAATGAAGACGGAGATTGGCCACAATGGTTTATGTTATATGCAAGGGACAAACATATAAGAGCCAATGATTCCCATGGGGACATACTCTATTGGCCTATCATTTGCATTTTAACCTATTTAGAAAGAAGTAATGACAGGTCCTTATTAGATGAATTTACGACAAACCCAACAAGATCTTCAAAACGTAGTATTTTAAACGGAATTGAAATCACATTACTCGAAATCAAAAATCGGTTCATCCAGTATACAATTTTACCTAAATATGGAAATGGTGATTGGAATGATTCGATGCAACCAAAAGTACCATCGTTTCAATGCCAAGCTGTGAGCACATGGACTGCGGAACTACAATCCCTACTCTTTCAAAAACTAATCTGGTATTATGATTGGATCGGAAATGAAACCAAAAAATCAGAATACCAAACCTTATTTCATACTCTAACAAAACAGATCCATTCTGAATGTATGGAAGATCATACCATTGCTGGACTTGTTCAATTTCCCCCAAATGAAAAAAAAGTTTTCTTCTTACATCCAAAAGACAACATAACCAAAATTGAATACAGTATCCTCCCCATGACTTATGGAATTCTTTCTAATGTTTTCACATTGGAGGAAGCAGAATATCATTTAGAAATCATCAAACAACACTTAACTGGACCTGATGGAGTTCGTTTATTCAATAAGCCAGTACTATACCAAAAAGGGAAGTCTACCTTTTTTAAGCGGGCAGAGACAGCCAGTTACTTTGGAAGGGAAATTGGACTCATGTACACACATGCACACCTGCGGTATTGTGAAGCCTTGGCTTATATGGGCAAATCAAATGAATTTTTCACACAATTGAATCTAACAAACCCAATCGGTATCACAAAACGCATACCCCAAAGTCGATTGCGTCAATCTAATTGTTATTACTCGAGTTCGGATGTATGTTTTTTGGATAGAGAAGATGCAGAAAAAAATTACGAAATGTTATGGAAAGGAGATATCCCACTCGAAGGAGGTTGGCGGGTTTATTCCAGTGGTCCAGGAATTTTTTTAAAATTATTTTATGAGTCGCTACTTGGGATCCAATGTTTCCATGATGGTATTATTTTTGATCCGATGATGCTAAGTGATTTCAATGGTCTCCAATTCAACTTTGTACGATTTGATACAAAATTCGAAATCACTTACGAGATTAAGTCAGATGAGGGAAGCATCAACTCCATTCATTACAATGGTGTCAACATTCCTTTGGAACGATTATCAAACCCATATCGCCTAGGTGGATTCAAAGTAAATTTAGGATTGATTCTAAAGAACAAAAAAGAAGGAACAAATACCTTTCTAATACGAATTAAATAA
- a CDS encoding ABC transporter ATP-binding protein/permease, whose product MLTEPNKPSITKHLLRFISQLFQSKQGPTAIRYSVFLLFLVITFNGFNVLNSFVGRDFISALEQKKSQSFFHYALLYGIVFIISSGIGAIYRFIEERLGILWREQLTWRFTESYLSEKTYHSILNKKGIENPDQRITDDVKAFTTTTLSFILLFLGGVFSAVSFAGVLWSINPILFFVAILYAMIGTISTILLGKDLIRINYNQLDLEANYRSDLLHIKQHAESIALTHRELRMSVRLKSKLKKLITNFKKLISVNLRLSLFTNSYNYFIQIIPMLLIAPSYMRGEIQFGVITQAGLAFTTLLNAFSLIVTQFQSISSFSAVVKRLQSLDTAMEESIRTVKQKEQDNFHLNEIIFDQLSLYAIDRSKFLIQNLNLKMKRKERWLITAIDENTKLIFFRTLAGLNKEDEGRILKPNRDEVLFLPEQPYLPPGRLRNVIVPAILGSTIPDSKVMKELKYHGLDTLVKRLGGLSALKEWDDELSLAEKFKIATIRIQFAKPKFVVIDRPTSSVGKFEVSKVLKNFHSLGITTIILAKGEETALEYDYHLNIGHFGKWTLNPMSPFLKEN is encoded by the coding sequence ATGCTGACAGAACCTAACAAACCATCCATTACTAAACATTTACTTCGATTCATTTCTCAATTGTTTCAATCAAAACAAGGACCTACAGCAATCCGATATAGTGTATTTTTGCTCTTTCTTGTCATAACATTCAATGGATTCAATGTTCTAAATAGTTTTGTAGGTAGAGATTTTATTTCAGCCTTAGAACAAAAAAAATCGCAGTCTTTTTTTCATTATGCTCTGCTGTATGGAATTGTATTTATCATTTCATCAGGTATTGGGGCCATTTATCGATTTATTGAAGAAAGATTGGGAATATTATGGAGAGAGCAGTTAACTTGGAGATTTACGGAATCATATTTAAGTGAAAAAACTTATCATTCCATACTAAACAAAAAAGGAATCGAAAATCCTGACCAAAGGATCACAGATGATGTAAAAGCCTTCACTACCACTACATTGTCTTTTATCTTACTTTTTTTAGGAGGAGTTTTCTCTGCGGTTTCATTTGCAGGTGTACTATGGAGTATCAATCCAATTTTATTTTTTGTTGCTATACTATATGCAATGATCGGAACCATTTCGACAATTCTTTTAGGTAAGGATTTGATTCGAATCAACTACAACCAACTCGATTTAGAAGCAAACTACAGGTCTGATTTACTTCATATCAAACAACATGCAGAGTCCATTGCCCTAACCCATCGTGAATTACGAATGTCTGTTCGTTTAAAATCAAAATTGAAAAAACTAATAACTAACTTCAAAAAATTAATCTCTGTCAATTTACGATTAAGTCTTTTTACCAATAGTTACAATTATTTCATTCAAATCATACCGATGTTACTGATTGCACCAAGTTATATGCGAGGAGAAATTCAATTTGGAGTGATTACACAAGCAGGGCTTGCATTTACTACATTATTGAATGCATTTTCACTAATCGTCACACAATTCCAATCAATTTCTTCCTTTAGTGCTGTTGTAAAACGATTACAATCATTAGATACAGCAATGGAAGAATCAATTAGAACTGTAAAACAGAAAGAACAAGATAATTTTCACTTAAACGAGATCATTTTTGATCAACTTAGTTTGTATGCAATTGACAGATCCAAATTTCTCATCCAAAACCTGAATCTTAAAATGAAGAGAAAGGAACGTTGGCTCATTACGGCTATTGATGAAAACACAAAACTGATTTTTTTTCGAACTCTAGCGGGGTTAAATAAAGAAGACGAAGGACGAATCTTAAAACCTAATCGTGACGAAGTATTATTTTTACCAGAACAACCTTACCTTCCACCGGGACGGTTACGCAATGTCATTGTTCCCGCAATTTTAGGAAGTACAATTCCTGACTCAAAAGTGATGAAAGAATTAAAATACCATGGTTTAGATACACTTGTCAAACGACTAGGTGGATTGTCGGCACTCAAGGAATGGGACGACGAACTGTCATTAGCTGAAAAATTCAAAATAGCAACAATCAGAATCCAATTTGCAAAACCTAAGTTTGTTGTCATTGACAGACCAACTTCCAGTGTCGGAAAATTCGAAGTTTCAAAAGTATTAAAGAATTTCCATTCTCTTGGGATCACTACCATCATATTAGCAAAAGGGGAAGAAACTGCACTTGAATATGATTACCACTTAAACATTGGTCATTTTGGTAAATGGACATTGAATCCAATGAGTCCATTCTTAAAGGAAAATTGA
- a CDS encoding adenylate/guanylate cyclase domain-containing protein — MQIIFYDKETTQLKSEKKGTTILETALKHDYPLYHLCGGNAKCTTCRVYVSEGISNLSNRNEREQLLADRKGWPSEIRLACQTEVFGDIGVRRIIRDNKDLKTVTSESKSSKTGEECFAVILFLDIKGFTSFTESNLAYDVVFVLNRFFHEMSEPILNNGGEIDKFIGDGILAFFQIPNETGTKQSQAKENQNLKTETMKSALRACLRMFDQLQKFNLEMKDRFNFTFDIRLGLHAGNVIYGDIGHSEFKSQTVLGDVVNVASRLEALNKKTNTRFLVSDVIYDTIGKSLSIDKKVVTKLRGKSDVMKAYSVIGFKEKDPILFVQQYFDQINAKYPSWIHIYENKIESFRNQNVNLGISNSTYEGDLISLHQVIESIVDKLGNPKSLKKEISKLENYYLMCSIPRENFSKLVPVFLTTLKETSSELWNHEISLVLKEVWTDITIQLLES, encoded by the coding sequence TTGCAGATCATATTTTACGACAAAGAAACCACCCAATTAAAATCTGAAAAAAAAGGGACAACCATCTTAGAAACTGCACTCAAACATGATTATCCGTTGTATCATTTATGTGGTGGGAACGCAAAGTGTACCACTTGTCGCGTTTATGTTTCGGAAGGAATTTCCAACTTAAGCAACCGAAATGAAAGAGAACAATTACTCGCTGACCGCAAAGGTTGGCCAAGTGAAATTCGATTGGCCTGCCAAACCGAAGTGTTTGGAGACATTGGAGTGCGAAGGATCATTCGTGATAATAAAGATTTAAAAACAGTCACAAGTGAGTCGAAGTCTTCGAAAACTGGAGAAGAATGTTTTGCTGTGATTTTGTTTTTGGACATCAAAGGGTTTACGTCTTTTACAGAATCCAATTTAGCGTATGATGTTGTATTTGTATTGAATCGTTTTTTTCATGAAATGAGTGAACCCATTCTCAACAACGGCGGAGAAATTGATAAATTCATTGGTGATGGAATATTAGCGTTTTTTCAAATCCCAAATGAAACTGGCACCAAACAATCCCAAGCGAAAGAGAACCAAAATCTCAAAACAGAAACAATGAAATCTGCCCTTCGTGCTTGTTTGCGAATGTTTGATCAATTACAGAAATTCAATTTAGAAATGAAAGATCGTTTCAATTTTACATTTGATATTCGATTGGGACTACATGCAGGGAATGTCATCTATGGAGATATTGGTCACTCCGAGTTTAAGAGCCAAACTGTTTTGGGTGATGTAGTGAATGTTGCAAGTAGGCTCGAAGCATTAAATAAAAAAACAAACACCCGTTTTTTGGTATCGGATGTCATTTATGATACGATTGGTAAATCATTGTCCATTGATAAAAAAGTAGTCACAAAACTGAGAGGTAAATCGGATGTGATGAAAGCATACTCCGTTATCGGCTTCAAAGAAAAAGATCCCATCCTGTTCGTCCAACAGTACTTTGATCAGATCAATGCTAAATACCCCAGTTGGATTCATATTTATGAAAACAAAATTGAATCTTTTCGAAACCAAAATGTAAATTTGGGAATTTCGAATTCAACTTATGAAGGAGATTTGATTTCTTTACACCAAGTGATAGAATCGATAGTTGATAAACTGGGCAATCCAAAATCCTTAAAAAAAGAAATATCTAAATTGGAAAACTATTACCTCATGTGTTCAATTCCGAGAGAAAACTTCTCCAAACTTGTTCCTGTATTTTTAACTACGTTGAAAGAAACATCTTCTGAGCTCTGGAATCATGAGATTTCTTTAGTTTTAAAAGAAGTTTGGACCGATATCACTATTCAATTATTAGAATCTTAA